The DNA region GATGTGGTCCGAGACGAACCCGATGGGCACCACCACCGCGGTCAGGGTCCCGTCCAGTGCTTCCTCGCGCAGGGCGTCGTTGATGTCCGGCTCGAGCCACCGCACACGCGGCGAGCCGGAGCGGGACTGGTAGACCAGGCGCCACGGCAACGGCTCCTCGCCGGTAACAGCGGCAACCCCGGCGATGACGGCGTTCGCCACCTCACGGTGCTGCGCCGAGTAGAGGTCCACCTCGCCCGGCTCCGCGGCTGGTCCGGAGGCAGTCGCGTCGGCCAAGGGGATGGAGTGTGTAGTGAACAGCACCCGCAGGCCCTCGCGTTCGCTGCCGGACACCGCTGCGGCGAGCAGCGAGACCGTCGTCTGGACGAATTCGGCCCGGTCGAAGGCGGGTCGCACCTTGGCCACCTGCATCCGGTCCCCGATCCCCGTGCTGCTTAGCGCCTCGGCGAGGTCCTCGCGGTACTGCCGGCAGGAGGAGTAGGAGGAGTACTGGCTGGTGGCGAACGCCAGCACACGCCGGCAGCCGGCCGTGTCGAGTTCGCGCAACGCCTCATCGATGAACGGCGGCGAGTTGCGGTTGCCCAACACGAGGGGAATCGTCACGCCGCGTCGGTTGAGCTCGGCGCGCAGGGCGGCAAGCAGGTTTCGGTTCTGATCGTTGATCGGGCTGCGGCCACCCATGCGCAGGTAGTGCTGATGAACCGCCTCGAGCCGGTCGTGCGGGATGCCCCTCCCGGCGGTCACCCGCTCCAGGAACGGCATGATCTCGTCCGGTCCCTCCGGTCCACCGAAGGAGGCGAGAAGTAGGGCGTCATACCCGCCGCTCACTGCAGCACCTCGAGCACCGGAATCGCGGGTCTCGCCTGCGGTCATCGGACGTTGGCTAGCGGACATGAGATGAGCTCCTCAGGGGGTTGCGGTTCGGGCAATAAGGAGAGCGGCTAGCTCGCCGCCGACCTTTCTGCCGTCGGCCAGACAGTCGGGTACGCCCACCCCGTGCAGCGCCGAACCGGCGACGCGCAACTGAGGTGTGCCGGCAAGCGCCTCCGCGACGGCGCGCACCCGGTCCAGATGGCCAACGGTGTAGGTGGGCATCGCATCTTGCCAGCGGACCAGGTGCCGCAGGAACGGCGCGGAGTGTGCCCCGAGCACTTTCGAGACGTAAGCGCTCACGGTGTCGAGCAGCGCATCGTCGGGAAGAAGCGACGCGGCGCCAACCCTGCCAGGGACGAACGCACGGATGAGGACCGTCCCCTCGGGCGCACGTCCCTGCCACTTGTTGGAAGAGATGGTGATGCCGGTGATCGGCGCAGGCTCGGGACCTGCCTCGAGGTAGCCATGGCCGACAGGTGGCGTGTCGAAGTCATCGGCGTTAAAGCCGAGGTGGACGGTCGCCGTCGAACCGTGCGGGATGGCGCGCAGGGCCGCCGCCGCCGCGGGCGCGACGCCGTCGAGCAGCGCCGCGGAGCATCCGCCCCCGCCAGCGAGCACCACCGCAGCGGCTTCGTGGCGGGTGCCGTCGGCGAGAGTGACGACAGCAGCGGTCCCGGCCACCTCCAGCCCCACGACGCGCGCGCCCGTTCGCAGGTCGACGTTCCGCTCCCGGAGGCCCTTGACGAGGCCATCCACCAGCGAGCCCATGCCCGCCGCCATCGACCGAAAGGGTGAGGCGTCGGGGGAGGCGGGCCGCGGGGCTGACCTGCCCTGCGCCAAGGATGCGACGATCAGACTGCGCCGCTGTGCCTCATGGGTTCGCAGCACTGGTAGGACGGCGTCGACGCTCAGTTCGTCGACCGTCGCCCCATAGATCCCACCGACGAGCGGGTCGGCGAAGCGAGCGACCACTCCGTTTCCGAGCCTGCGCCGCAGCAAGGCCCCGATCGACATGTCCTCAGGACCGAGCACTCGCGGCAGGACGAGGTCCAAGGTCGCGCGCAGTTTTTGCGGCCAACTGAGGACTCGAGTCCTGGCGAACGGGATGAGCCGGGTGGGCAAGACCATTCCCATTCCGGCGGGGATGGGTTCCATGCGGCCGTGCACGCGCAGGTGCACGAGGCGAGGAGGCACAGCGGGGACGACGTCGTCCGCCATGCCCAGGTCCGCCGCCATCTGCACCGCAGCGGGCCGGTAGTTGACGAACGAGTCAGGGCCGTGCTCGACGAGGAACCCGTCGACCATCTCCGAGTGCACCTTCCCCCCAAAACGATCGGAGGCCTCGACGAGGAGCACGCGGTGCCCAGCATTCGTCAACTCCCATGCTGCGCCGAGCCCGGTGACGCCGCCGCCAACGACGACGACCGGTGCCGCCATTACGCGCCGCTCGCCACGGACATCGCGTCGGTACGGTCTTCGTCGCGTGGCACATACGGACACAGGGGGTCGGACTCGAGGGGGTCACCCGTCCAGGCAAGGGCGCGCGCCCGTGAACCGCCGCACCAACGTGCGTAGGAGCAGCGGCCGCATCGGTCCTTGAACTGGGTGACGTCTCGCAGGGCGACCAAGTCGGGGTGGTGACGGTAGATCTCCACGATGTTGTCCGCCGGAACGGTGCCGAGGGGAAGCGGCATGAAGCCAGAGGGCTGCACGACGCCGTCGTGCGCGATGAAGACGATCCCGTTGCCGTCGCGGATGCCGAAGCCGCGGCCGATCGGGCTGGCCTCGATCTGCTCCTCGCTCAGGCCCTCACGCCTCATTTGTTGCACTGCGACGCGGCGGTGCTGCATCGCTTCGACGGTCTTGACCTGGAAGGGCGAGTCGACGTTCAGCTTCTGCAGCCAGTGCATGACGCGTTCGGCCGCTCCCGCGCTGAGCTCCTCGAGCTGTGTGCCCCGGCCCACCGAAATGAGGAAGAACAAGCTCCAGCGATTCAGCGTGTGATGGCGCAGCAGCTCGTAGACGGCGGGCAGGTCGTCGACGGTCTGGGCGGCGACGAGGGTGTTGACCTGGACCGGGATGCCGAGCTCCGCCGCATCCTCCAGTGCCTGGATGGTCGCATCGAAAGTGCCCGAGACCCCGCGGACGCCGTCGTGGTGCACGGCGTCGGAGCCGTCGAGGCTCAGTGAGATCGCCTGCACCCCGGCGTCACGAACCTCGGCAAGACGCGCGCGGGTGAGGAGTGGGGTCACGGCTGGCGCGAGCGACACCCCGATCCCTCGATTGCCGGCCTCGGCTATGAGCACGTCTAGGTCGCCGCGGCGAAGCGGGTCGCCGCCGGTGAAGACGATGTGCGGCAACGGCGAGCCGAATCCGGCGATCGAGTCCAGGACTGTCAACGCTTGCGCAGTGCTGAGTTCGCCGGGCCCTGGGTCCGGCATGGCTGTCGCCCTGCAGTGCTGGCAGGCTAGCCCGCAGGCGGTGGTGACCTCCCAGTAGATGATCATGGGCGCGCGGGCGTAGACCCACCCCTCGGGTCGAACTGCACCGATGCCGTGATGGGGGTGGGAAGTCATCGCCTGCTCCTGTCGCCCCCTGCCTTGTGACATTCGGAATTGACGTTAACACCCGAAATCGGCGTCATTCAGGACCCTCGGGGCTTCGACCGGGACTCCGACGGCATATCATCGCGAAGAAATGGAGGCGCTCTGCGAGCTCGGACGATTCGCAGGTCGTCCAGGAGTCGATGGGTGTCCGAGCGCCGAGACGGCACTCCAGCAAAGCCTGACGCGGCTCGAGAGCCTTGAGGAACGCTCCGGAGCTGGCGAACAATCGGTGACCTCGGTGAACATTCGGTAAAGCCGCCACAACGTCGCTATGGTGGCGCCATGACACCGCTGGCGTGGCTCGTTGCGTCTCTCGCGTTCGGCCTAGGCGTGATCGTGGGGGCGCTCGCACTCAGGCGCCGCGCCAAGAAGGAAGTCGTCGCAAGGATGCTGGTGCCTCACCGCACCCGGCAGATCGTCGCCGCGCTTCAGTCCGGCGCGATCGTGGTGCGGCGCGACAGGCGAGCCGGATATTCCAACCACACGGCCGCGGCCCTCGGCCTGGCCCGCCCCGATGGGGCGCTGCACGAGGCGGTCGCCGACCTTGCCGAGAAGGCATGGGCGACCGGCGAGGTAGTCGAGGAGGACGTGGAGGTGCGGCGCGGGGTTCTCGGCTCGGTGTCGATCGTCCATGTGCGACTCACGCCGATCGACGACGAGCTCGTGTTCGCTGTCGCCAACGACAACACCGAGCAGCGGGCCGCCGAGGCGACCAGGCGCGAGTTCGCGGTGAACGTATCCCACGAACTGAAGACGCCCATCGGCGCCCTATCGCTGCTGGCCGAGACGATTGAGAGCGCCTCGGATGACCCCGTGATGGTGCGCGAATTCGCCGTCAAAATGCGCAGGGAAGCGCGACGCCTGACCAAACTGATTCAGGAGATCATTCAGATTTCACGTCTTCAGGGTGGTGAATCGGTGCTCGACCACGACCAGGTCGATGTCGCCGGGGTGGTCCACGAGGCGTTCGAGGGTGCGGCTTTGGCCGCGGAGGCCAAGCGCATTTCGCTCGTGGCCGATTTGCGGGAAAGGCCCCACGTGCTAGGCGACCGAGACCTCTTGGTGATGGCCGTGCGCAACCTCGTCGACAACGCGGTCTCGTATTCTGACCCCGGCGCCCGCGTGACGGCGTCGGTCACGTGCAAGGACGACATCGTGTCGATTGCTGTGCTCGACCAGGGAATCGGCATCGACGCGCAGGACCAAGAGCGCATTTTCGAGCGCTTTTACCGCGCGGACCCCGCGCGGGCGCGTGACACCGGCGGCACGGGTCTAGGTCTGAGTATCGTCAAGCACGTCGCCCTCCAGCACGGCGGCGCCGTGACCGTTTGGTCGCAACCCTCCGTCGGATCAACGTTCACTTTGTCCTTGCAACGTTTCGAGGAGTCCGAATGAATGACCACGTTCTTATCGTCGAAGACGAGGAGAGCTACCGCGATTCGTTGCGGTTCATCTTCGAACGCGAGGGCTTTCGCGTCACGCTTGCTGCCACCGGCAAGCAAGGGATCGAGGCGTTCGAGCGCGACGGCGCCGATGTGATCCTGCTCGATCTGATGCTCCCCGAGGTTTCGGGCACCGATGTCTTCCGCGTGATCCGCGGGCGGTCGAAGGTGCCGATCATCATGGTCACCGCGCGCGACGATCAGATCGACAAGATCATCGGACTGGAGTTGGGCGCCGACGACTACGTCACCAAGCCGTTTAGCGGCAGGGAACTCGTCGCGCGCGTTCGCAACGTCTTGCGCAGAGCCGCGGCTGGGCTGAGCGACATTCCCGACGAGCCCATCCGCCTCAGCGTCTCGGGCTTCACTCTCGATCCCGAGCGCCTCACCGTCACGCGCGAGGGAGTGGCTCAGCCCTTCCCGC from Demequina lutea includes:
- a CDS encoding TIGR04053 family radical SAM/SPASM domain-containing protein; protein product: MTSHPHHGIGAVRPEGWVYARAPMIIYWEVTTACGLACQHCRATAMPDPGPGELSTAQALTVLDSIAGFGSPLPHIVFTGGDPLRRGDLDVLIAEAGNRGIGVSLAPAVTPLLTRARLAEVRDAGVQAISLSLDGSDAVHHDGVRGVSGTFDATIQALEDAAELGIPVQVNTLVAAQTVDDLPAVYELLRHHTLNRWSLFFLISVGRGTQLEELSAGAAERVMHWLQKLNVDSPFQVKTVEAMQHRRVAVQQMRREGLSEEQIEASPIGRGFGIRDGNGIVFIAHDGVVQPSGFMPLPLGTVPADNIVEIYRHHPDLVALRDVTQFKDRCGRCSYARWCGGSRARALAWTGDPLESDPLCPYVPRDEDRTDAMSVASGA
- a CDS encoding sensor histidine kinase — encoded protein: MTPLAWLVASLAFGLGVIVGALALRRRAKKEVVARMLVPHRTRQIVAALQSGAIVVRRDRRAGYSNHTAAALGLARPDGALHEAVADLAEKAWATGEVVEEDVEVRRGVLGSVSIVHVRLTPIDDELVFAVANDNTEQRAAEATRREFAVNVSHELKTPIGALSLLAETIESASDDPVMVREFAVKMRREARRLTKLIQEIIQISRLQGGESVLDHDQVDVAGVVHEAFEGAALAAEAKRISLVADLRERPHVLGDRDLLVMAVRNLVDNAVSYSDPGARVTASVTCKDDIVSIAVLDQGIGIDAQDQERIFERFYRADPARARDTGGTGLGLSIVKHVALQHGGAVTVWSQPSVGSTFTLSLQRFEESE
- a CDS encoding response regulator transcription factor; translation: MNDHVLIVEDEESYRDSLRFIFEREGFRVTLAATGKQGIEAFERDGADVILLDLMLPEVSGTDVFRVIRGRSKVPIIMVTARDDQIDKIIGLELGADDYVTKPFSGRELVARVRNVLRRAAAGLSDIPDEPIRLSVSGFTLDPERLTVTREGVAQPFPPKEFALLHLLASNAGRVLTRQIIIDRVWGADYYGDTKTLDVHIKRLRSRIEEEPGNPRFVQTVRGVGYTFEP
- the hemG gene encoding protoporphyrinogen oxidase, which produces MAAPVVVVGGGVTGLGAAWELTNAGHRVLLVEASDRFGGKVHSEMVDGFLVEHGPDSFVNYRPAAVQMAADLGMADDVVPAVPPRLVHLRVHGRMEPIPAGMGMVLPTRLIPFARTRVLSWPQKLRATLDLVLPRVLGPEDMSIGALLRRRLGNGVVARFADPLVGGIYGATVDELSVDAVLPVLRTHEAQRRSLIVASLAQGRSAPRPASPDASPFRSMAAGMGSLVDGLVKGLRERNVDLRTGARVVGLEVAGTAAVVTLADGTRHEAAAVVLAGGGGCSAALLDGVAPAAAAALRAIPHGSTATVHLGFNADDFDTPPVGHGYLEAGPEPAPITGITISSNKWQGRAPEGTVLIRAFVPGRVGAASLLPDDALLDTVSAYVSKVLGAHSAPFLRHLVRWQDAMPTYTVGHLDRVRAVAEALAGTPQLRVAGSALHGVGVPDCLADGRKVGGELAALLIARTATP
- a CDS encoding ferrochelatase; translated protein: MTAGETRDSGARGAAVSGGYDALLLASFGGPEGPDEIMPFLERVTAGRGIPHDRLEAVHQHYLRMGGRSPINDQNRNLLAALRAELNRRGVTIPLVLGNRNSPPFIDEALRELDTAGCRRVLAFATSQYSSYSSCRQYREDLAEALSSTGIGDRMQVAKVRPAFDRAEFVQTTVSLLAAAVSGSEREGLRVLFTTHSIPLADATASGPAAEPGEVDLYSAQHREVANAVIAGVAAVTGEEPLPWRLVYQSRSGSPRVRWLEPDINDALREEALDGTLTAVVVPIGFVSDHIEVLWDLDTDAARTASELGINLVRVPTVGTHPTFVAGLADLVQAHLAAGRDLAAGTRWAEFCAAGCCGGAHAQLPTVPAVSA